The genomic segment GGATGGAGTTCGGTGAGGGGAAAGTGCTTGTAAATCAGTTGCACTTGTTGGTCGTGCTTGTCCATGAATTCGGCTACGGTATCATGGGCGCGGGCGCAAAAGGGACATTGAAAGTCCGAAAATTCTATGAAGAAGACTTGGGGATTTTCTGCACCAGTAGTGGGAGAGTTGCCGATAATGGTTTCCGGTTCGCGGTTGAGGGTGTCGAGAAAGGCGAGGCGGTTTTGTTGTAGGGACTGTTGTTGCTGCTGTTGATAGGTTTGTACGGATTCAATAATGACTTCGGGATGGTTGCGGATAATCTCTAGCACTTGTTGTTCGAGGTTAGAGTTAGCCGCTTGTGCGGGGAGGGTTACACCGCAGAGGGTGAGCAAGGAGAGGAGGAAGGCGATAATGCGACCCATCGCTGGCGCGATAATACTCCGCACCGCTGGCGCGATAATGCGACCCATCGCTGACGCGATCGCACTTTTGAAGAGACGATAATGCGACCCATCGCTGGCGCGATCGCCGATTTTGCAACAGTTAACCATGATTTCCGTTTGTTCGATGGAAGGTAGAGCAGTCATCCGATCTTTTGCCTAATTTGAGTGGTCTGGGGAAAACTGTAATGATTTTTAATATAGAGCTGGGTGCTGGTCATGGGTAATCGGTGATTGGTAATGGCTGATTGGCTATACCTGAGAGCATCGTGCTATGCCCTATCAGGCTTTGCGAGTGCTGTTATTTTGGTGTTTTTGTCTATTAAACCTATTTTTATAAAAATTAGACATAAAAGTTATCTAAAATTTGATTCTAGAGTTTGATCCAGAATTGAAAGCAATAGAAGGGTAATAAAGTTAGATAACACTTAAAAACAAGGGATTAAACCTTAATTCATTGCGATCGCCGTTTGGATTTCCCCGAAACTTCGTTAATAATGCGATCGAGACAGAGCTATTAAAGCTTTAGGAGAGAGCACGTAATGAAACTATCAGTCTACGGAAAAGGCGGTATCGGCAAATCCACGACAAGCTGCAACATCTCCGTTGCACTCGCAAAACGAGGTAAAAAAGTCCTACAAATTGGCTGCGACCCCAAACATGACAGCACCTTCACCCTCACTGGATTTCTGATTCCTACCATCATTGATACGTTGCAAGCCAAAGATTACCACTACGAGGATGTTTGGCCTGAAGATGTAATCTTTAAAGGCTATGGTGGCGTAGACTGCGTAGAAGCAGGTGGCCCTCCTGCTGGGGCCGGATGTGGCGGTTATGTTGTGGGAGAAACCGTAAAATTACTGAAAGAACTCAACGCTTTTGATGAATACGATGTCATTCTCTTCGATGTACTCGGTGATGTGGTCTGTGGTGGATTTGCTGCGCCCCTCAACTACTCCGACTACTGTATGATTGTCACCGATAACGGCTTTGATGCCCTCTTTGCCGCTAACCGCATTGCTGCCTCCGTGCGCGAAAAAGCCAGAACCCACCCCCTACGGTTAGCTGGACTCATCGGTAACCGCACCTCTAAGCGCGACCTGATTGACAAATATGTAGAATCCGTTCCCATGCCAGTGCTAGAGATTCTGCCCTTAATCGAAGATATTCGCATCTCTCGCGTTAAAGGCAAAACTATCTTTGAAATGGCCGAAACCGACCCCACGTTAGAACCAGTTGCCAACTATTATCTCAACATTGCCGATCAAATTCTGGCACGTCCTGAAGGAGTTGTTCCCAAAGATGCCGCAGACCGCGACTTGTTCTCGCTACTCTCTGACTTCTATCTCAACCCTCCCAAAGAAGCAGTGAAGACGGAAGAGGAAGAACTGGAACTAATGATGGTTTAGGCGCTTTGCGCTAGGGAATAGGGAATAGGGAATAGGGAATCTTCCCCATCCCCCTATCTCCCCATCCCCCTATCTCCCCATCCCCCCATCTCCCCATCTCTCCATCGCCAACCTCCCCAGTTCGGCCAGAAAAACAGTATCATGGCTCAACGAAACCCTTGCTATTGGATTGACTGCTGTGAGTATGGCTTTTTTCGATAACTTTACCGCTTCTATTCGCCAAAAATGGCTGGATTACTTTCAAGCCAATAAAGCTTGGCTGCTTCTGCAAATGGAGGTGAAGTCTAACAAAACTCCGGATGGAGGACGCAGGCCGGCTTCTGCCCTGATTTTAGGGGTGGTGAATGCCCTAGAGCCGAAATTGGGCAATTTAATGGTTCCCTTTTTCAAGTTGAATGCGGATGAAGATGCCTTAGTGGATGTGTTGGGTTTAAATTTTGACCCGGAGCGGGAGTTAAACCCCAATGGAGAAACTCCCGCTATTGCTTCCCCCGGACAACCAACGGGCGTGTCTCGTTTATTACCGGATGGAGAGGATGATTTATGACGTTAACCGATTGAAAGAATAGGTGTATTCTGATGACTGTTGCACAACCGGAAACCAGTGCCCTCAATTTTGAGTGTGAAACTGGCAATTATCATACGTTTTGTCCGATTAGCTGTGTCGCCTGGTTATACCAGAAGATTGAAGATAGTTTCTTTCTGGTGATTGGTACGAAAACCTGTGGTTATTTTCT from the Roseofilum reptotaenium CS-1145 genome contains:
- a CDS encoding DsbA family protein — protein: MTALPSIEQTEIMVNCCKIGDRASDGSHYRLFKSAIASAMGRIIAPAVRSIIAPAMGRIIAFLLSLLTLCGVTLPAQAANSNLEQQVLEIIRNHPEVIIESVQTYQQQQQQSLQQNRLAFLDTLNREPETIIGNSPTTGAENPQVFFIEFSDFQCPFCARAHDTVAEFMDKHDQQVQLIYKHFPLTELHPQAEKAAQAAWAAHQQGKFWAYHDTLFAQQDRLSDRFYEQLAQDLELDLEQFQHDLAIAPSAIQKDRQLGDRLGLSGTPFFVMFAPGEPQGKGESFSGAIELEEMEAILQNVSG
- the bchL gene encoding ferredoxin:protochlorophyllide reductase (ATP-dependent) iron-sulfur ATP-binding protein, which gives rise to MKLSVYGKGGIGKSTTSCNISVALAKRGKKVLQIGCDPKHDSTFTLTGFLIPTIIDTLQAKDYHYEDVWPEDVIFKGYGGVDCVEAGGPPAGAGCGGYVVGETVKLLKELNAFDEYDVILFDVLGDVVCGGFAAPLNYSDYCMIVTDNGFDALFAANRIAASVREKARTHPLRLAGLIGNRTSKRDLIDKYVESVPMPVLEILPLIEDIRISRVKGKTIFEMAETDPTLEPVANYYLNIADQILARPEGVVPKDAADRDLFSLLSDFYLNPPKEAVKTEEEELELMMV
- a CDS encoding DUF5331 domain-containing protein, with translation MAFFDNFTASIRQKWLDYFQANKAWLLLQMEVKSNKTPDGGRRPASALILGVVNALEPKLGNLMVPFFKLNADEDALVDVLGLNFDPERELNPNGETPAIASPGQPTGVSRLLPDGEDDL